A region of Drosophila mauritiana strain mau12 chromosome 3L, ASM438214v1, whole genome shotgun sequence DNA encodes the following proteins:
- the LOC117139867 gene encoding alsin homolog — protein MASASDDSALGGQEERESFTIYHEGRELQLHWRGLPPLQRVPASRICSIAGGELLLLTTDHALYSAKLQANRGHLDLQLLRTDVVDMDFCSGSQELFVVLTNGSVQRQATGSGRDVGHPHAWQTLGFDPLELHAEGVRIRRVCCSAQGVVFVGAGGETYVMGSCGEVFKAEQQPRHMRLYEEGKELLDLAAGNEHFVMLVAPYNLADDVLQLSVASAKEEPEDERASVKSLSSDHSDRSIAANTRHLLHQGYALLHTQLFTFGASNNGLLGSGDHIRRANVMRLQKLDSMGVCSIAAGLEHTVARTLDGRLYHWGLNNHSQLGEDVSSPMEITITENTSALPIEQNSALEATCGDYHTLLLNASGQIQSLQPAPPMRHLQQSSTYAQTLLQLQLGAAWPRQLRLLMCSGGYTLQNQRQFQRQYHYYLSHLQSQLQLLLKHRQAVQTLEIWQRQSALEPLSSLGPLLINWERILCLLVATLHSLEGFYRADFVQPADLLFICHYKEYIDLFDGYTKAYCDVFSVNGFGEAVVAITGLSSPLAELNEESYVTRLFQQPFSIYQLFVQFMELLVRTQPEYGEHRVAWSEFARHSCISQELAVNTKDFWSSNDRNPRIVQFRGRQRRVILTSALVPLKLVTSGISRSSNSFILFSDFLCQVSGNSLYSYPLTTLWVWTEGDSLRLTTPEKSFLVSTRSQEMRKVWLDQLQSSIVASLGRPLGSPVPSYRSTGYEFSREHPKFSRVKACGTWRKGVLHGNCYLEYPDGSVYCGELQHGIIEGFGKMVIPTTGLYVGHFKGGRFHGHGVYEMHCKDSPESEVYDGNFCEGLFHGHGMMRNNRYIYVGEYQANARSGYGVIEDLVSGDKYMGMFADNKRSGIGSCITNRGDYFEGSFSGDDLTGSGVAVFENDYYYEGELTLHGPNGRGEYYMPSGDAGGGSGAMGTGEFDDTCELIGNKMFGQLSGTWDTVRIQAGELVLNRRFPKYPSSLGRQVVDHNRKWRSLFNNFESDLANCTASTSSSGGNQSAGTLRKSSKATLSTAQIWNCIAVYMSKQRAREGAKPGNYFNNILLSLPLPQKSSSPLAKSRTTTNALSKLQTEAASALDFLGFPPRRIHSQEALNSKLDGLQRADSLISMGHNTSRDLDTSSLASFQLDQSLMNSTVNGDESSTLNESFSKLSHNNNNSISKHMNNSDCSITSTTSTTSAVLDQVPSFGMALVLTEQDVASIRLYLEQAFKDRHHPLYVLNERIANCFHYSYGYWKVKPTPILAKQAMREWESISRRIYRFVRKMFPALPEELCQMEGSKEVISHITLLYPLVLSEGIYSTLFVLYANKYSRKDEMYRQNLNLAEKLKDQELVELMGHESFLHIVMLDPKFEESVQTLKELQEKFSPQDMLTVIQRSTQLLTEAYEHAMAANAAQLNADNMIPLTMLTMLRAAVPHLGAELALLDDLTGGPNFQAEMNGMAGYCYTTLKAAYEHVTSRALQKIP, from the exons ATGGCCAGTGCATCGGATGACTCGGCACTTGGGGGCCAGGAGGAGCGGGAGTCCTTCACCATCTATCATGAAGGCAGGGAGCTGCAGCTTCACTGGCGCGGATTGCCTCCGCTGCAGCGGGTTCCCGCGTCCCGGATTTGCAGCATTGCAGGCGGGGAACTGCTTCTTCTGACCACTGACCACGCCCTCTACTCCGCCAAGCTGCAGGCAAACCGCGGCCACCTAGACCTTCAACTCCTGCGTACCGATGTTGTGGATATGGACTTCTGCTCTGGCAGTCAGGAACTATTCGTAGTCCTCACCAATGGGTCTGTGCAGCGCCAAGCCACGGGATCTGGCCGAGATGTAGGTCATCCCCATGCGTGGCAAACCCTCGGCTTCGACCCCCTCGAATTGCATGCTGAGGGCGTACGCATCAGACGGGTTTGCTGCTCCGCCCAGGGCGTTGTCTTCGTCGGCGCTGGTGGGGAGACCTATGTCATGGGCAGTTGCGGCGAAGTCTTCAAGGCGGAACAACAGCCTCGACACATGCGCCTTTACGAAGAGGGCAAGGAACTGCTGGACTTAGCAGCCGGAAACGAGCACTTTGTGATGTTAGTAGCTCCCTACAACCTGGCCGACGATGTGCTCCAGCTGTCGGTGGCCAGTGCAAAGGAAGAACCCGAGGATGAACGGGCCTCTGTAAAATCCCTAAGCAGTGACCACTCGGATCGCAGCATTGCAGCTAACACAAGGCACCTTCTCCACCAAGGATATGCTCTGCTCCACACACAACTTTTCACATTCGGAGCCTCCAATAATGGTCTCTTGGGCAGTGGGGATCACATCCGGAGGGCCAATGTGATGCGCCTGCAGAAACTAGACAGCATGGGCGTGTGCAGCATTGCAGCTGGACTAGAGCATACGGTGGCCCGCACTCTGGACGGAAGGCTCTACCACTGGGGCCTGAACAACCACTCCCAGTTGGGTGAAGATGTCAGCTCGCCCATGGAGATCACCATTACTGAAAACACGTCAGCTCTACCCATAGAACAGAACTCGGCGCTTGAAGCGACTTGCGGCGACTACCATACACTGCTGCTCAATGCCTCGGGTCAAATACAATCCCTTCAACCTGCGCCTCCAATGCGACATCTGCAGCAGTCCAGCACATACGCGCAGACGCTTCTCCAGCTTCAGTTGGGAGCAGCGTGGCCCAGACAACTACGTTTGCTCATGTGTTCTGGCGGATACACGCTTCAAAACCAAAGGCAGTTCCAGCGGCAATATCACTACTATCTGAGTCATCTACAGTCACAGTTACAACTGCTTCTCAAGCACCGACAGGCAGTCCAAACACTCGAAATCTGGCAAAGGCAGTCGGCTCTGGAGCCGCTCAGCTCCCTCGGTCCCTTGCTGATCAACTGGGAGCGAATTCTGTGCCTGCTAGTGGCCACTTTGCATTCGCTAGAGGGATTCTACCGAGCGGACTTTGTGCAGCCTGCCGACCTGTTGTTCATCTGCCATTACAAGGAGTACATCGATCTGTTTGACGGTTACACAAAGGCCTATTGCGATGTGTTCTCGGTCAATGGATTTGGAGAGGCGGTGGTCGCCATTACTGGACTCAGCAGCCCGCTGGCCGAGCTTAACGAGGAGAGCTATGTCACTCGGTTGTTCCAGCAACCCTTCAGTATCTACCAGCTGTTTGTCCAGTTTATGGAGCTGCTGGTGAGGACGCAACCTGAGTACGGAGAGCACAGGGTGGCCTGGTCGGAGTTCGCGCGGCATAGCTGCATAAGCCAGGAGCTGGCCGTGAACACCAAGGATTTCTGGAGCAGCAACGATAGAAACCCCAGGATTGTGCAGTTCAGAGGGCGTCAAAGAAGGGTTATTTTGACGTCGGCTTTGGTTCCATTGAAACTAGTCACTTCTGGTATCAGCAGGTCAAGCAACAGTTTCATTCTCTTCTCGGATTTCCTCTGCCAGGTAAGCGGAAACTCGCTGTACTCCTATCCCTTAACTACCCTGTGGGTGTGGACCGAAGGCGACAGCCTGCGCTTGACCACGCCGGAAAAATCCTTCCTCGTAAGCACCCGTTCGCAGGAGATGCGCAAGGTGTGGCTGGACCAGTTGCAATCGAGCATTGTCGCGTCTTTGGGCAGACCTCTCGGGAGTCCTGTTCCCAGCTATCGCTCCACGGGGTACGAGTTTAGCCGGGAGCACCCAAAGTTCTCCAGGGTGAAAGCGTGCGGTACCTGGAGAAAGGGCGTTCTCCACGGAAATTGCTACCTCGAGTATCCGGACGGAAGTGTATACTGCGGAGAGCTGCAACACGGGATCATTGAAG GTTTCGGCAAAATGGTGATTCCGACAACGGGCCTGTATGTAGGTCACTTTAAAGGTGGCCGGTTCCACGGCCACGGTGTTTACGAAATGCACTGTAAGGATTCCCCCGAGAGCGAAGTCTACGATGGAAATTTTTGCGAGGGCCTGTTTCACGGCCATGGAATGATGCGGAACAACCGATACATCTACGTGGGCGAGTACCAGGCCAATGCACGCAGTGGATACGGAGTGATAGAGGACCTAGTTAGCGGGGACAAGTACATGGGCATGTTTGCGGACAACAAGCGATCTGGAATCGGCAGCTGCATCACCAACCGCGGCGACTATTTCGAGGGCAGCTTCTCCGGAGACGATCTCACAGGTAGTGGGGTTGCTGTATTCGAGAACGACTATTACTACGAAGGCGAACTTACGCTCCACGGCCCAAACGGACGGGGGGAGTACTACATGCCCAGTGGAGATGCCGGTGGAGGAAGTGGGGCCATGGGGACCGGGGAGTTCGACGACACTTGCGAGCTAATTGGAAACAAAATGTTTGGACAGCTTAGTGGTACCTGGGACACGGTGCGGATTCAGGCAGGCGAACTGGTGCTAAATCGGCGCTTCCCTAAGTACCCCAG CTCCCTTGGGCGCCAAGTGGTAGATCACAATCGCAAGTGGCGGTCATTGTTTAACAACTTTGAATCGGACCTGGCTAATTGCACGGCAAGCACTAGCAGCTCTGGAGGCAATCAATCAGCTGGCACCCTCAGAAAATCCTCGAAAGCCACTTTGAGCACGGCCCAAATCTGGAACTGCATAGCGGTGTACATGAGCAAACAGCGGGCTCGGGAAGGAGCAAAGCCTGGCAACTACTTTAACAACATCTTGCTAAGTTTGCCGCTGCCGCAAAAATCATCCTCCCCACTGGCAAAGTCCCGCACCACCACCAACGCACTGAGCAAGCTGCAAACGGAGGCTGCTTCGGCGCTGGACTTCTTGGGATTTCCACCGCGACGAATCCACTCCCAAGAGGCACTGAACAGCAAGCTAGACGGATTGCAGAGAGCGGATAGCTTGATTTCTATGGGCCACAATACATCTCGTGACTTGGACACCAGCAGTCTGGCCAGTTTCCAGTTGGACCAAAGCCTCATGAACAGCACTGTCAACGGCGATGAATCCAGCACGCTTAATGAAAGCTTTTCAAAATTAAGtcacaacaacaataacagcatTTCGAAGCACATGAACAACAGCGATTGCTCGATAACATCAACAACGTCTACAACGAGTGCCGTTCTGGACCAGGTGCCCAGTTTTGGAATGGCTTTGGTGCTTACTGAGCAAGATGTGGCTTCCATACGTTTGTACCTGGAGCAGGCTTTTAAGGATCGCCATCACCCGCTGTACGTGCTGAACGAGCGCATTGCGAACTGTTTCCACTACTCATATGGGTATTGGAAGGTTAAGCCCACCCCGATTTTGGCCAAGCAAGCCATGAGAGAGTGGGAGTCCATATCGCGTCGCATTTACCGCTTTGTGCGGAAGATGTTTCCAGCGTTGCCCGAGGAACTTTGCCAGATGGAGGGCAGCAAGGAAGTTATATCGCATATTACCCTATTATACCCACTCGTGCTATCAGAGGGCATCTACTCCACTTTGTTTGTGCTGTATGCAAATAAGTACAGTCGAAAGGACGAAATGTATCGGCAGAATCTGAATCTTGCCGAGAAACTAAAGGACCAAGAGCTTGTTGAACTTATGGGCCATGAAAG TTTTCTGCACATTGTAATGTTGGATCCCAAGTTTGAGGAGTCCGTGCAGACGTTGAAGGAACTGCAGGAGAAGTTTAGTCCACAGGACATGTTGACTGTGATACAGCGCAGCACGCAGCTGCTAACTGAGGCCTACGAACACGCCATGGCAG CCAATGCCGCCCAGCTCAATGCGGACAACATGATACCGCTCACCATGCTCACGATGCTGCGCGCTGCTGTTCCCCACTTGGGTGCAGAGTTGGCCTTATTGGACGATCTGACCGGTGGCCCCAATTTCCAGGCCGAGATGAATGGAATGGCGGGCTACTGCTACACTACACTGAAGGCTGCATATGAGCACGTGACGTCGAGAGCTCTGCAAAAAATCCCCTGA
- the LOC117139909 gene encoding early endosome antigen 1, translating to MDLDCEGATAFADDSGHFSCTSDDGGGDPAQKPEPEPDQSMFLVRQELLRTRSEVERLLKSEQWYKQELKSQKHSRLETLERLYAQERKYLVENQRLQQESIRLHTKCATLEKQQEQGSPLSLGSSPVKADSESHDSSFDAKQQEARLRDQRQLIDVLRKQKKMLLDDIQRLSLEHEEKLSQLQQTVVGMELESKHVTGKCKQLLDLKSQMEHQLELRSTALRRVTAERNQLRQVIAELNETLQTQEHLIALKEQEFLDLKQYYQQKLTRESSMEIMHSYSMKFHEEINSKTSEIASLKNSLNELQTELMLMSHMKEQREEQQRQLEQLEFTLQAQLLEEAQLRQSNALKLEQVENLTISLASLQLDKEGLKENLSEAQKTLKNLEQKVDILQKQYAEMCSLCQKTKQQLELEQIEIAKMKQNGSLKESELMEKLKDYATQCGELRKALAEAESRIDVQSKETESWQAQLKKLERSSTHPERKHTQATQTDLEDPILVQRIESLEQQLADVKSQKLHTVSLLQKLLQQQEAKIKSTNEMEADWQQLLDALQATQSLEQQMRSELQHKTVELEHLNELFAGQNDELQKLQKLSQAKDEENRLELQVLKETFQENLEIHSAASINMQRLQSQVKSLLDEKEEIAREERKAIECLRSLGHVLEMETGRRLPHIKSWPQLAKIIRKELRNGRVNNRRAEELPGLKMKLAEISGRHQQALSKIKCLEQTLVMERARFEASDSGKSTASNTPQEPAHEVANLIDDYKKLVQQTANETCRPRNSFIFDLIERSQRCQPNLCQLGEGISACQSDMEELSRLISADRPQRRVEPMPSLMEELRAVAEHS from the exons ATGGATTTAGACTGCGAGGGCGCTACAGCTTTTGCGGACGACTCCGGGCACTTTAGCTGCACTAGCGACGATGGAGGAGGAGATCCTGCTCAGAAACCGGAGCCGGAACCGGACCAATCGATGTTTCTGGTGCGGCAGGAGCTGCTTCGGACGCGCAGTGAGGTGGAAAGGCTCTTAAAATCGGAGCAGTGGTACAAGCAGGAGCTTAAGTCCCAGAAGCACAGCAGGCTTGAGACTCTAGAACGATTGTACGCACAGGAGCGGAAGTATTTGGTGGAGAACCAGAGGCTGCAGCAAGAATCAATCCGCCTGCACACAAAATGCGCCACTCTGGagaagcagcaggagcaggggTCACCATTATCCCTTGGCTCATCGCCAGTTAAAGCAGACTCGGAGTCCCACGACTCCTCCTTTGATGCCAAACAGCAGGAAGCGCGCCTACGGGATCAGCGTCAGTTGATAGACGTGCTCCGAAAGCAAAAGAAGATGCTTCTGGACGACATCCAGAGGCTCAGTCTGGAACACGAAGAAAAACTTTCGCAGTTGCAGCAAACTGTTGTTGGCATGGAGCTGGAAAGCAAGCACGTGACTGGGAAATGCAAGCAACTACTTGACCTTAAAAGTCAAATGGAGCACCAGCTGGAGCTGAGGAGCACTGCCCTACGGCGTGTCACCGCGGAGCGTAATCAGCTCCGCCAAGTCATTGCTGAGCTTAACGAGACGCTGCAAACGCAGGAGCACCTTATAGCGTTAAAGGAACAAGAGTTCCTGGATTTGAAACAGTACTACCAACAAAAGTTGACCCGGGAGAGCAGCATGGAAATTATGCACTCTTATAGCATGAAATTTCACGAAGAGATTAACAGCAAAACGAGTGAAATCGCCAGCCTAAAGAATTCCCTTAACGAGCTTCAGACCGAGCTGATGCTGATGTCTCATATGAAAGAACAACGCGAGGAACAGCAGCGTCAGCTTGAGCAACTGGAGTTCACATTGCAGGCACAACTTTTGGAGGAGGCTCAGCTTCGGCAAAGCAATGCTCTGAAACTGGAGCAGGTGGAGAATTTAACCATTTCTTTGGCTTCCTTACAACTAGATAAGGAAGgcttaaaagaaaatttaagtGAGGCGCAAAAGACCTTGAAAAATCTAGAGCAGAAGGTGGACATTCTTCAAAAACAGTATGCCGAAATGTGCTCCTTGTGTCAAAAGACCAAACAGCAATTGGAACTGGAGCAAATCGAGATTGCCAAAATGAAGCAAAACGGTTCCTTAAAGGAAAGTGAGCTAATGGAGAAACTCAAAGATTATGCAACGCAGTGTGGTGAGCTGAGAAAAGCGTTGGCCGAAGCAGAGTCCCGTATCGATGTCCAAAGCAAAGAGACAGAGAGCTGGCAAGCGCAGCTGAAAAAACTCGAACGATCATCGACCCACCCAGAGAGGAAACACACCCAAGCGACCCAAACGGACCTCGAAGATCCGATTTTAGTTCAACGCATTGAATCTTTGGAACAACAACTAGCAGATGTCAAGAGCCAGAAATTGCACACCGTTTCGCTGCTCCAAAAACTGCTTCAACAGCAAGAAGCTAAAATCAAGAGCACTAACGAAATGGAAGCAGACTGGCAACAACTGTTAGATGCTCTGCAAGCTACTCAAAGCTTGGAACAACAAATGCGATCAGAACTGCAGCATAAGACAGTGGAATTGGAGCACCTGAATGAACTGTTCGCTGGACAAAATGATGAACTGCAGAAGCTCCAGAAATTGAGCCAAGCCAAGGACGAGGAGAATCGACTAGAGTTACAGGTTTTGAAGGAAACATTCCAAGAGAATTTGGAGATCCACTCCGCTGCCTCGATCAACATGCAAAGGCTGCAAAGCCAGGTAAAGTCTTTGCTAGATGAGAAGGAGGAAATTGCGCGAGAAGAACGCAAAGCAATAGAGTGTTTGCGATCTCTTGGTCACGTTCTTGAGATGGAAACAGGAAGGAGACTACCACATATAAAAAGCTGGCCCCAGTTGGCCAAAATTATTCGAAAGGAACTGCGAAATGGAAGGGTTAACAATCGAAGGGCTGAAGAGCTTCCTGGGCTTAAAATGAAGCTGGCGGAGATCAGCGGAAGGCATCAGCAAGCTTTGTCAAAAATTAAG TGTCTGGAGCAAACTTTGGTAATGGAGCGAGCGCGGTTTGAGGCCTCGGACTCGGGCAAATCGACGGCTAGCAACACGCCCCAGGAACCCGCCCATGAGGTGGCTAATCTTATTGATGACTACAAGAAG CTCGTTCAGCAAACCGCCAATGAAACATGTCGCCCTCGCAACAGCTTTATATTCGATCTGATTGAGCGGAGTCAGCGATGCCAACCGAATTTGTGCCAGTTAGGAGAGGGTATTTCCGCCTGCCAGTCTGATATGGAGGAGCTAAGCAGGCTTATCAGTGCTGATCGGCCACAGAGAAGAGTGGAGCCCATGCCCTCCCTAATGGAAGAACTTCGAGCGGTGGCCGAGCATTCTTAG
- the LOC117139911 gene encoding uncharacterized protein LOC117139911 has product MNTCISSILVVLAILSFADYSVADGDRHLNENLNQATVKKTKYGWQCAGVTCPIKFTASCKVTKILKPSDLQHTELLILCMDKNDKPMCGITRTRKGVIQEVLDVDENGNTIYDKKEVISENDGTKIPRCPRK; this is encoded by the exons ATGAATACCTGTATCTCCTCAATATTGGTAGTGTTGGCCATTTTATCTTTCGCTGACTACTCCGTG gCAGACGGGGATCGGCACCTAAATGAGAACTTAAATCAAGCGACTGTAAAGAAAACTAAGT ATGGTTGGCAATGTGCCGGGGTGACGTGCCCCATAAAGTTTACGGCATCTTGTAAGGTAACCAAGATCCTAAAGCCATCTGACCTACAGCACACCGAGCTCCTGATTTTATGCATGGATAAAAACGATAAGCCGATGTGTGGGATAACACGAACTCGCAAAGGCGTAATACAGGAAGTTCTGGACGTGGACGAAAACGGAAATACGATATATGACAAAAAGGAGGTGATTTCAGAGAATGATGGCACTAAAATCCCTAGGTGCCCACGAAAGTAA